The stretch of DNA TCCTCCATTCCTTTGCATTATCTTCCATGAAAAACAGCTCATAAACATCAGAGTGTGTATGGAGCTCAAAGCTAGAGTTGATGAATAAAGTAATACTTGAGCTGTTCATGTAATATAAGCACCTATACCAACAATGGCAAAATGATAGCAATTTGTCATCACAAGTAATCATAAACATTGGTCAGGAGAATTGTCTATGGACATTGTGCCAAGTAAAACAAAATGGCAATCTTCTTAGTCACCGACCTGCATAGTTCAAGTAAGAGCTGATCCGCAGGCCATATGTGCACAACATGCACCTCAAAGGAGCATCAGAAATGCAGTTGTTTAAGTCATTGTCCAAAATGTGGATAGACGTTGCACACCTTGTGTACGGGGCATGCTAATAATTGCTGTGCATACTTTGAGATATCTTCACTTTCATCTATGTTGTATGATAGTAGCAACCTCCTCAGCTATATAAGTGAACCTCACGTCCAACTTTTTACAAGCAAAGTGATCAACCAGTTGTGTATGCATTTTGTGCCTACTCTACCTTGAAGACATTCATTTGCCTTCCCATCATTCAACACTTGTAAATGGAGTGTTATAATTTACAACGCCAGGCAGCATGCTTGAAAAGGAGCCTCTTTGATCAGGCTTGTGTTCTATTCTTCTCAAGCATTGTAGTTGAGAAAATTATGTGATTCCTATTTGTTCAAGTATTGCAGTATTCCTACCAATAAATCCTTTGTACTACAGGAGCAACTCACTTCTGAGGCTATGCAACTCTACTTTTCAATCCCTTCTGTCTATGATTTATTTGTGTTATCTTTTGTTCAGCTTTGAGCAAGGAGTAGAAAACAGTGTTTATGCAACTCTACTTTTCAATCCTTTCTGTCTATCATTTTGCAGTCATTTCATATTAGTTGACAGAAAGCTAAGAAAAACCTGAAACTCAAAATGCGGAATTAAGTGTGTTAATGATATTTATATAGAGTTCAGAATTCCACTGTGAACCTTCACTTGGCAAATTGATGCTAAGATTTTCATGGCCACTTCTGTTTTTTTTTAAATACTGCTAATTACCTTACTTTAATGTGTGCTGATAAATCATTTGCTACTTTTTCATATTATAAATTTATAATGACAGGGATACTTGGATGAGCAATTTTGTCAGATTGAGGACTTGCAGGATGAAGCAAGTCCTAATTTTACAGAAGAAGTTGTTTCCTTGTTCTTCAAGGACTCAGCCAGGCTAATGACAAATATTGAGCAAGCTATGTAAGTGCAAGCAATGTCATAAAGTAGTACGACTCTCTGTTCTCTTTACATGTTAGCGACACGTTGCAGGGAGAAGAACCCCAGAGATTTCAATAGATGGGATGCACACATGCAGCAATTAAAAGGAAGCTGCTATAGGTTGGTCCACCGATATAGTTTCTTCTGTGTTTGTTTGACTGCATATATGATGCATGCCTCTGTGACAACTATTGATGATGGACTTTTAGAGATTGTTTGAACTTCTTTCCCTTCTAGGCAAGTTCATGATAAATATTAGTTACCTGTTTGGTGGGGGAGAGAAATCCTGCTTTTTCCAACAACTGACCCAACTTAGTTTAGGAAAACTTTGCCAAGCGGAGGAGAGACGCATGCAGCCCAGGTCGTTTTCATGGGTTGGAAATGTAATGTTTAGGCTTTATACTGTTTTCATATGTTATCAGTGAACTTACTGTTAATTTTCGAATATTAACAAGTGTACAGCAAATTTATGATTGGACCTAATTTATTTTGCTAAGAAACCAATGCAAAAGACAAACTGGGGAATCTTCCATTAAAGGAAGAAAAATAAACTGCATTATAGACCGGCTTACCCTTTATATAGCCTGGATAGGCGAAGAACCTGAGCAATTCTTCATCCTCAATTGTTGGAAACAATGACTAACAGCTACTTTACATATGTTTTCCTGAACGCTTAAACATTTTTGGTTGATTTTGATATGCATCTATTGAATGCCTTGCTAAATGGTAGATAATGTGCATATTTTGTTTTGATGAGATCTGCTAACGCAAAGGCAAATATTGGTTTGACGCAGATACCAAGTTGTGTAGAAGCAACCCACGCCACGATATTACTGTTACTGCTTATTTCATATGATGCATATACATTTTGACATGTGTTTTTATTGTAGCAACTTTGTGTCTTTATGATCCATGCCTAACATAACACTTGTTCACAGCATTGGTGCTTCCAGGATGAAGAATGAGTGCACATCATTCAGGAATAACTGTGGGGACGAGAATGCGGAAGggtctctctccctttctctgtCCTTCTCTGAAATTTGCAGTGTGATTTGTTTTTTGGAATTTGTAACTTTGGATAGTGAGTCTTAAGATGACTATTTAAGCCAAATTCCTTACACTCCCCTATAAAAAGGCATGCTAAAAGTACTTTAGTTCCCATATTGGTATTCGAGTTCTGAGTATCCAACCAGGCAACCAGTGGGCACTTTTGCAGAATGCAATAAGATGGCCAATGCCACCTTGATGGAGTAAGCATGGCTTTGGCCATGGCATGTGAAACTGTACTAGCTCCACATGCTCTTCTGTTACTCTTTCTTTTAACATTAACTCCAATTGGATCGGCTTTAGCCCTTCTTGGCTATTGATAGTTTAACAGGGTAGTTGCCCTTTTTTCTGTGGGGGCTAGTAACTTTTCTCTGTGATCGAGACTTGCTAATCGGTCATTACTGATACACCTGCGTTTTGTCTACCCAGCTGCATGAGGTCTTTCCAGAAGGTGAAGAGGGAGCATGGTGTCCTCAGGCAGAAGCTGGAGTCCTACATCCAGGTAATCTTTGTTGACTGAGCAGCACACCCAGCTTCATCTCTTGAGAACCATTCATCACCTTGCCCATCTCACCTTTCTACAATTGTACTGCGTGCAGCTGCTCCGACAAGCCGGTCCTGCTGAGACTGCAACCAGGCCTGGGTGCGCTTAAGGAACTGGCTGTGGCGTGATGGCATCCAGGGCAGGCGCTCCACCACGCGATCGTTGCACACCAGCAGTAAAGGCGGGCCACGAATAAGAATTTTCCCTAAGCTACTACAAGTTTTTGACTGTATATCCTACAAAAATCCAGGCTCTCAAGTCTCCAGAGAGTCCTTAAGCTGGTGTTTGCTGACTAGTTAGGCCCGGGAAATAAGAGCAAACCTGTTGGCGCCCCACGGCGATGTAGCCTGACAGACCATCAGGTGTGCCATGTCTACGTCTATGTCTCTATAATAAGCAGTTAATTAAGTATATATTGTCAAATAAACTGGATGGAGTCTGCAGTTTGCATCGTGAGACCTTTGCTTTGCCCACGCTGCCATCCGGATTGGGATGGCTCGACGCTGCTGCGGCCTGCAGCTGCCCAAAACTGTCGGTGACCGTCGATGTTGCGATGAATTGCAATCAGGACCTGATGTACATCACTGAACTAACAAGGATAAGGGCATGGCACGGCTATCCGCGTCGGTAAACCCTGATGGATGGATGCGGTCGAGATCTGTGTCATGGGGTGTGACTGAGCTATGATTAACCAGAACATGATATTCTCTCATCTGTAAAGCCTATACAGCCTATGGTTGCCCTGTTTTCCAACCTGACCGTGAAGTGGCAACCACTTGAAAAGTACTGCGCGTCAAGTGACTTGGCTCGGCACGGCCGGCTTCAGAATTATAATCTGCTTGTGAAGCTGAGAGCCTCCAAATTAAAAGCTCAGAGCTTCCCAAGCAGCCACGAGCCCACGAGTGGGCGAGGCGGGAGCACGATTGGAATTGTTTGACGCCGTCGACGGACTCAACTCTGCCGAATGTGCCGGCCACCAACTGGGGCCCGCGTCCCTGTCGCCGAGGAAAATCTCAGTTTACTCTTTTGGCACGGCGTATTTAGGGCGATGACTCGATGGATTTACTGAACTGCCACTGCGGCTGCTACGGGGGGAGGGATGAGGAGGGGTGTTCTCGTAATTCTTGGCGGAGACGGGGTCTTTGAAATTTGGGCTCCCCGAAGCTTCAAAAGAGTCTGGCGCGCACGTTGTATGGATGCTGGAGCCATTGGCGTACGTACCGTCACCGGAGCACTCTGACGCCGTCAGTTCCGGGAGCCGTCACTGGGCTCTTCGTCGTGACGTGGTAGCTTGTACGTGATTCTCCGTTCATAATTGTGATGCAGAGGGAATGTGATTATGAGCTACTCCATATAACCATGCGCCATGCCCAAATCACAATGTGCGCTAGCACGCTCACGTGTGTTGGATTTCATTTGGTGAAACTTATCCGCACACTTTTGGCTATTTAATTTAGCAAGGTTGTTTATATTTCTGTTAACCATTTTTCAGTGATGGATGATGATATATTTGTTAGCAATAAAACGGTTATGCTAACTAAATCCGTCGGTACACTTTGTTGGAGGCGTTATAGGGAAGATTCCTTTTCTTAACCCCTTATATAGGGAAGAATATTTGTGTGTATCAATGCGTCACTAAAATTGAATCTATTTCCCACCTCATCCTAATATACCCTTTCTACATTTCCATTCTCAACTCAAAACGCCATCGATTTTTCACCCTTTTTTGCATCCATCATCGCCGCCGGTTCGATTAACACTGCAAGTTTTCTCCAAGATCAGTTGGACTATGGAGCCTTAAGTCTAAAGTCACACTCTAATAGTTGCCGGAAGAGGAAAGATGAATTTTAGATGCCATACATCTAAACAATTAAGTATGTATGACATATATCAAAGCTATATATTTATAATTTTAACACATGCACATCAATATCACTCGTTTTAAAACCCAATATTTTTATGTTGGAATTTATCATTTTGCGTTTTTATGATTTAGGTGACTCGTCCTATATAACTACAAAAGTATTTTAATATATGTCCATTCATTGCCAATAAAAAAGGAGAATGACATCGCATCATTTTAGTAATCATCTCAAAAGCATTCACATCATGGTAACAATGATTTCACTCGATGGCACACCGAATGAAATTCAAACCTGTCTGTGGAACCATACCACTCAGCACTCATAGATTTCTTTTGGTGGATGCGGATCAGGATCAGGCTCTACTCTATTTTGAATGTTTTCTCTCGTAAATCCAAGAGAACTATAAATTGAATCCGCAGGCATAAAATGTCATAAAGATTCTTGGAAAACACAGGGAAAAAGAGACGGGTACCGAATAATATTTTTTAGATCAGTTAATTAATTACGATATTATTTTAATTTATTTCTCCTCTCAAATTATTTATGCATAATATCATTCTAATTTATATTATTAATTTTTAGATCGATCCAACAATCCAAAATAATACATGTAATCCTAGCTATCACTCTCGTCGGCCTCACTGTGAACTAACGGTAACGGCGACGGGGGCGCGAGTTCAGGAGGAGCGAGAGGCAATCCCGCAATTCAACTCGCGACGCGAGAAAAAAAATTCGAAAACCCCCGACCTACGCGAGAAAACAACAACCCATTCCGAAACGAAGCGAAACGAAACGAAACCAAGCGCTCAGGCTCAGAGGCCAAGGCGCAGCTCGGCGCccgtggcggaggaggaggcggagtcAAAAACCCCCGCGCCGCATTGCCCCCGGGACCCTCCGATTCGGCCCGCGCCGAGCTCGAATCCGCGCAACCTCGCCGACGGCGGGCTCGATCTGccccggcgcgggcggaggggaaTGGGGAGCGTGGACGGCGAGGTCGACGGGATCCACGCAGGTGAGCCGGCTGCTGATCCGGATGCGTTCGGGTTGTTGAATTCTGGACCTGGAGCTCGATATTTGGGTTGGGGAGAGGCTTTTCTCGTGATTTTGGGTGATTGTGCTGGCAAATGGTCAGCTATGGGAAGCCGGCTGATTTTAAGCACTTGTTTACTGTATGTTGAGCTGAATTTTAGCTAGGAGCCCTCGTTCCTAGGACTACTGTTGATTTTTTGTCAATATATTTACTGAAGTAGCAGCAGTTTGTAAGACCCTTGCTGTTTTGCTTTTGTTTGCTCTGAGATTTTTGTTTGGAGCTATTTGAGCCCGGAATTTTGATCTCGTCCCTCATTTGTATCATAATTATATCTATATCATACGGTGCTGTAAAATTCTTGTAGCTAATCGGCGTGCTGAGTTGGTCAAATGGCTCAATGCCTTATTCCCGGAATTCAATTTGCCATCGGATTCATCGGATGAAGAGCTGAGAGAGCTGCTAGGTGACGGTATGGTCCTGTGCCGTATTGCTAACACCCTCATCCCCGGTGTTCTTGAGGTCAGCCTTTGTTTCTCAGATAATATGATTTGCTTTCATTTTTGCTGCCCTGCAGAGATGCTGATGTTTTTGCTTTGAACGTGGGCATTTCATTTTTTTAAGGGGTCATGGGGCGGTTATGCATCGATGGATCAGAGGTCAGGCAATGTGAAGAAGTTCCTCTCAGTGGTTGCAGATATGGGGTTGCCAGGTTTCAGTGTGAAAGAACTTGATGAGGTGAGGGTTCCATTGTAAAAAAAAGTTGGTATTCATGCCAGAACTCTGAATTGCCATAATTGTTGAAGCCCACTTCATATTACATGATTGCTTTTTTTGGTACATTATTTCTCTTATTTCATAGTAGGGTGCTTATCATTGTCAGAAATTTTTTTGTAGTTTGGAGATGCGCCACTTCGCCAGTCGATACTCATTGGTGATCACAAAAAAATAAACGAGTAGAATGTATTTCTAGAGGCTATTTCTTTGTATTATTCGTGGTGATAAATACCCTCTTGATAATTTGTAGATATGATTGAACTACAATGATAACTTGCAGCTCTGGTTCACAATAAAAGATACTGTATTTTGTCGATTGCTTCTAAGAAGCAAGCCTACAAATATGGCTTTAGCTTTATATGTCACTATATAGTTGTACTGCCTTGTAACATGTTGTTGTACTCCAATATTTTTAAGTTGCTGAGGCTCATGAACAATGGGAACATGGGCTAAAATTCCACAGTTCTTGTATCTGTGTATTTAAAATGTGATGTACTAACTTTTATACCCCTGGTTGCTACATTCTATTAACTCATAGACTTGATGATTACAGGGATCAATGTCTTCGGTAGTGGAATGTCTCTTGGTTTTGAGGGACAGTGTTGATCCTAGATTAGGTGATGATAGTCCACCAGATGTTGCCAAAACTCCTTCGAGGAAACAATGGGGAGTTCCGGAAATGGACAGGCCTCAGGTTCCTGGTGCAGCACTAGGGAAAAGATCCCCTGGAGAGGACACGAGGAATGGTGTTCCAGAGTCCAAGGCCCATCAGAAAACTTCTGTCTTTTCTGGTATCCAGTTATTATTATTTCACACACAGTTTTCAAGAATTATCTAGAAAAGAAATATTCAGATCTGGATTACAGCTTAGATAGTTAGACTGTTTATGAAACTCAACTATCATTATTACTCTTATAGTATTGTTTCCAAGCTTCACATCCACAATATTAATACATTTTGCACTTTGTATTAAGTATCATCCATTATGATGGGGTGCTGATTCTATATCTGTTTGATCAACTGCGGATTGTTATATATCCTGCAGGGCAAAAGTTTCGAGAAGTTTTCCAATTAAAACGCGGATCCTATTCCGATCTTCCTGCCTCCAAGATTTCAGAAATGATGCACTCTAGTAGCTTAGATGTAAGTTCTTCAAGGATACTGCCCAAAATCGTTGAATTATGCTACCCTGCTATTTGGTATCCCTGTCTTAACAGTAGTAATCTTCTCACAGAATGCACCAACGCAGTCACTTATTAGTGTTGTTAATGGCATTCTGGATGAAAGCatagaaaggaaaaagggagaaatACCACATGTATGTGTTTTCTTTAACTACATCACTCTCTGTTGATCACTGTTTACAACAATGCATTACTTTAACCTCCTCATCACAGCGTGTCGTTTACTTACTGAGGAAAGTCATTCAAGAGATTGAGCGCCGTCTCTGTATTCAAGCAGAGCATATAAGAAGTGTAAGAAAATCTTCCTAAAACGTGCATTTTCCATTTGGTTACACAATTTTTAGTCCTGAATTAGATATCATATTCTGCAGCAAAATATTATCATCAAGACAAGAGAAGAGAAGTACTCTTCAAAAATTAAAGCACTTGAAATATTGGTTAATGGCACAAATGAAGAAAATAAGGTAATGGTCATCCGTGGTTAGTTAGAAGTCAACATTATGACTGTTTAAAAGTTCTTTCGTCTTTTAATATTGACATATGTGTTTTTTCTTGTCAGATGGCCACAAACAGACTTCAGATACTCAAGGTTTGATCCTCATCCAATGGATTATAACTTCCTATAATTTCGAAAGCTTT from Panicum hallii strain FIL2 chromosome 3, PHallii_v3.1, whole genome shotgun sequence encodes:
- the LOC112884788 gene encoding pseudo histidine-containing phosphotransfer protein 5-like isoform X1, which encodes MECYNLQRQAACLKRSLFDQGYLDEQFCQIEDLQDEASPNFTEEVVSLFFKDSARLMTNIEQAMEKNPRDFNRWDAHMQQLKGSCYSIGASRMKNECTSFRNNCGDENAEGCMRSFQKVKREHGVLRQKLESYIQLLRQAGPAETATRPGCA
- the LOC112884788 gene encoding pseudo histidine-containing phosphotransfer protein 5-like isoform X2, translating into MECYNLQRQAACLKRSLFDQGYLDEQFCQIEDLQDEASPNFTEEVVSLFFKDSARLMTNIEQAMEKNPRDFNRWDAHMQQLKGSCYSCMRSFQKVKREHGVLRQKLESYIQLLRQAGPAETATRPGCA
- the LOC112884788 gene encoding pseudo histidine-containing phosphotransfer protein 5-like isoform X3, translated to MTNIEQAMEKNPRDFNRWDAHMQQLKGSCYSIGASRMKNECTSFRNNCGDENAEGCMRSFQKVKREHGVLRQKLESYIQLLRQAGPAETATRPGCA